One part of the Arabidopsis thaliana chromosome 4, partial sequence genome encodes these proteins:
- a CDS encoding uncharacterized protein (unknown protein; BEST Arabidopsis thaliana protein match is: unknown protein (TAIR:AT4G10080.1); Has 70 Blast hits to 69 proteins in 14 species: Archae - 0; Bacteria - 0; Metazoa - 0; Fungi - 0; Plants - 70; Viruses - 0; Other Eukaryotes - 0 (source: NCBI BLink).), protein MEGEIQDWEILQSSRSTTEDDNSRSLEEIDDGTQGMIRFDHFSLENQSGLSRLEANDEDGSVQSGSPGWIEPSSDVPYGPKHFSELWSDSSSDRLDDQRLVDDDVNNEMGIERNEVGIVEYSESIAQDMDLISSDERKEESLLHPVEGEGNSVSIDPGVKSGGGGGEEKGFVWWKIPIEVLKYCVLKINPIWSLSMAAAFVGFVMLGRRLYNMKKKTRSLQLKVLLDDKVANHAARWNEAISVVKRVPIIRPALPSSVGMNQWSMMSLR, encoded by the exons ATGGAAGGAGAGATTCAAGACTGGGAAATACTTCAGAGCTCGAGATCTACCACGGAAGATGACAATTCGAGGAGCTTGGAGGAGATTGATGATGGCACGCAAGGTATGATTAGGTTTGATCATTTCTCTCTTGAGAACCAGAGTGGTTTGTCTCGTTTGGAGGCAAACGATGAAGATGGGTCTGTTCAATCGGGTAGTCCAGGATGGATCGAACCTAGCTCCGATGTTCCTTATGGTCCGAAGCATTTTAGTGAGTTATGGTCTGATTCAAGCAGTGATCGGCTTGATGATCAGAGGTTAGTGGATGATGATGTGAATAACGAGATGGGTATAGAGAGAAACGAAGTGGGTATTGTTGAATATAGTGAAAGTATAGCTCAAGACATGGATTTGATAAGCTCTGATGAGAGAAAGGAAGAATCTTTACTTCATCCAGTGGAAGGAGAAGGAAACTCTGTTTCTATTGATCCTGGTGTTAAAtctggtggtggaggaggagaagagaaagggTTTGTGTGGTGGAAAATTCCAATAGAGGTGTTGAAGTATTGTGTGTTGAAAATTAATCCTATTTGGTCTTTGTCCATGGCTGCAGCATTTGTGGGTTTTGTTATGTTAGGGCGTAGATTGTacaatatgaagaagaagactcgtTCCTTGCAGCTTAAGGTTCTTTTGGATGATAAG GTGGCGAATCATGCTGCTCGGTGGAACGAAGCAATCTCGGTAGTGAAACGTGTGCCCATAATCCGGCCAGCACTTCCGTCATCAGTGGGTATGAACCAGTGGTCCATGATGAGTTTAAGGTGA
- a CDS encoding uncharacterized protein (unknown protein; BEST Arabidopsis thaliana protein match is: unknown protein (TAIR:AT4G10080.1); Has 30201 Blast hits to 17322 proteins in 780 species: Archae - 12; Bacteria - 1396; Metazoa - 17338; Fungi - 3422; Plants - 5037; Viruses - 0; Other Eukaryotes - 2996 (source: NCBI BLink).), producing the protein MEGEIQDWEILQSSRSTTEDDNSRSLEEIDDGTQGMIRFDHFSLENQSGLSRLEANDEDGSVQSGSPGWIEPSSDVPYGPKHFSELWSDSSSDRLDDQRLVDDDVNNEMGIERNEVGIVEYSESIAQDMDLISSDERKEESLLHPVEGEGNSVSIDPGVKSGGGGGEEKGFVWWKIPIEVLKYCVLKINPIWSLSMAAAFVGFVMLGRRLYNMKKKTRSLQLKVLLDDKKVANHAARWNEAISVVKRVPIIRPALPSSVGMNQWSMMSLR; encoded by the exons ATGGAAGGAGAGATTCAAGACTGGGAAATACTTCAGAGCTCGAGATCTACCACGGAAGATGACAATTCGAGGAGCTTGGAGGAGATTGATGATGGCACGCAAGGTATGATTAGGTTTGATCATTTCTCTCTTGAGAACCAGAGTGGTTTGTCTCGTTTGGAGGCAAACGATGAAGATGGGTCTGTTCAATCGGGTAGTCCAGGATGGATCGAACCTAGCTCCGATGTTCCTTATGGTCCGAAGCATTTTAGTGAGTTATGGTCTGATTCAAGCAGTGATCGGCTTGATGATCAGAGGTTAGTGGATGATGATGTGAATAACGAGATGGGTATAGAGAGAAACGAAGTGGGTATTGTTGAATATAGTGAAAGTATAGCTCAAGACATGGATTTGATAAGCTCTGATGAGAGAAAGGAAGAATCTTTACTTCATCCAGTGGAAGGAGAAGGAAACTCTGTTTCTATTGATCCTGGTGTTAAAtctggtggtggaggaggagaagagaaagggTTTGTGTGGTGGAAAATTCCAATAGAGGTGTTGAAGTATTGTGTGTTGAAAATTAATCCTATTTGGTCTTTGTCCATGGCTGCAGCATTTGTGGGTTTTGTTATGTTAGGGCGTAGATTGTacaatatgaagaagaagactcgtTCCTTGCAGCTTAAGGTTCTTTTGGATGATAAG AAGGTGGCGAATCATGCTGCTCGGTGGAACGAAGCAATCTCGGTAGTGAAACGTGTGCCCATAATCCGGCCAGCACTTCCGTCATCAGTGGGTATGAACCAGTGGTCCATGATGAGTTTAAGGTGA
- a CDS encoding golgin family A protein (unknown protein; INVOLVED IN: N-terminal protein myristoylation; BEST Arabidopsis thaliana protein match is: unknown protein (TAIR:AT3G23930.1); Has 4658 Blast hits to 3455 proteins in 431 species: Archae - 39; Bacteria - 387; Metazoa - 1842; Fungi - 436; Plants - 133; Viruses - 38; Other Eukaryotes - 1783 (source: NCBI BLink).), translated as MGGSTSKDERNSSKRRIKVKANEQRRRETRRELDEKERVILALKMAETEWRKERKRLREEVKRLRQKMEEKEEGKAKQHEWEWVVEQMCLERAVREEAVERWKQLYFAIKNELDDLIHTTYGEALRQKPQEEVAKAVQELRKEVKARGETIETLKGRINLMEKQQNGKEREIDLLRQSLRILGGSSGKNKALSSTTRNLTVFKTKFIGCK; from the exons ATGGGTGGTTCTACAAGCAAGGATGAGAGAAACAGTAGTAAGAGACGCATCAAGGTGAAAGCAAATGAacagagaaggagagaaacaagaagagagcttgatgagaaagagagagtgattTTGGCGTTGAAGATGGCAGAGACAGAGTGGaggaaagagaggaagagactGAGAGAGGAAGTGAAGAGGCTGAGACAGAAGatggaagagaaggaagaaggaaagGCGAAACAACACGAGTGGGAATGGGTCGTGGAACAGATGTGTTTAGAGAGAGCAGTGAGGGAAGAAGCTGTGGAGAGGTGGAAGCAGCTCTACTTTGCTATCAAGAATGAGCTTGATGATCTCATCCACACAACATATG gaGAGGCACTGAGACAGAAACCGCAAGAAGAAGTTGCAAAGGCAGTGCAAGAACTCAGAAAGGAAGTTAAAGCTAGGGGAGAAACCATTGAGACACTGAAAGGGAGAATAAATTTGATggagaaacaacaaaatgggaaggaaagagagattgaCTTACTGAGACAGAGTCTGCGTATCCTCGGCGGTAGCAGCGGGAAGAACAAGGCACTATCATCTACTACCAGAAACCTGACagtattcaaaacaaaattcatcgGGTGTAAATAA